In a genomic window of Candidatus Hydrogenedentota bacterium:
- a CDS encoding 2-oxo acid dehydrogenase subunit E2 produces the protein MQFVPSRRTTTKHFDIQRRVVANKTLEGWRKAPHAAAQLDLDVDAVLDWLRAAKKNPAYTGVRLTLNAVMLKLVAEALRFSPDLNAHISYSPLASVGSITCFDEVNIAVPFRSADGRMITPVVRDVGAKSLAAVCASMEDLAHRAANTNVDLLLRKAAVGDTVRRLLRFDLRVLWRIYANFVGPRRLPKVSPEEQHRWDATPPEDRLTPENLFSATILVSNIGSTTPRDCPISVPLLDLIEPQVTAIGLGSICRQPVARMVDGEERVVVRSILPMTIIADHRALDLEHALPYIEKINAYCLDPAQALG, from the coding sequence ATGCAATTTGTGCCTTCCCGCAGGACCACGACAAAGCATTTCGACATCCAGCGCCGCGTGGTGGCGAACAAGACGCTGGAGGGCTGGCGGAAGGCCCCCCACGCCGCGGCGCAGCTCGACCTGGACGTGGACGCCGTGCTCGACTGGCTCCGGGCCGCGAAGAAGAACCCGGCCTACACGGGCGTCCGGCTCACGCTCAACGCCGTCATGCTGAAACTGGTCGCCGAGGCCCTGCGGTTCTCCCCGGATCTAAACGCCCACATCTCCTACAGCCCCCTGGCCTCGGTCGGATCCATCACCTGTTTTGATGAGGTGAACATCGCCGTGCCCTTCCGCTCCGCCGACGGCCGCATGATCACCCCGGTGGTGCGCGACGTGGGCGCGAAATCCCTGGCCGCCGTCTGCGCGTCCATGGAGGACCTCGCGCACAGGGCCGCAAACACGAACGTGGACCTCCTCCTGCGCAAGGCCGCCGTGGGCGACACGGTCCGCCGCCTGCTCAGGTTTGACCTGCGGGTGCTCTGGCGGATTTACGCCAACTTCGTCGGCCCCAGGCGCCTGCCCAAGGTGTCCCCGGAGGAGCAGCACCGCTGGGACGCCACCCCGCCGGAGGACCGGCTCACACCGGAAAACCTCTTCAGCGCCACCATCCTGGTGTCGAACATCGGCAGCACCACGCCGCGCGACTGCCCCATTTCCGTGCCCCTGCTGGACCTGATCGAGCCCCAGGTCACGGCCATCGGCCTGGGGTCCATCTGCCGCCAGCCCGTGGCCCGCATGGTGGACGGCGAGGAGCGCGTCGTCGTGCGCAGCATCCTCCCCATGACCATCATCGCCGACCACCGCGCCCTCGACCTGGAGCACGCGCTGCCCTACATCGAGAAAATCAACGCGTAC
- a CDS encoding 2-oxo acid dehydrogenase subunit E2, whose translation MQFIPSRKTTTEYFDIQRRVVANKTLEGWQEAPHVSLLLELEVDPVLDWVRAAKTDPAFGGVRVTMNAVLLKLVAEALRAAPEMNAHVSYGRQSAVGRVTCFEEVNIAIPFRSTDSRMITPVLKDVAALPLRGVCEGMEDLRARAANTDVDLLLREAGVRDTLRRLFRLDPRVLWRLWANFLGPGRLPRVSAAARRRLRETPPEKRVTPENLLSATVLVSNVGSTAPRGTYFAAPLIVIIQPQTAAIALGSVVRRAVVVREGGEERVAARSILPLTIMFDHRVMDLEHVLPFMERMKDCCLQPGPVLE comes from the coding sequence ATGCAGTTCATCCCGTCCCGCAAGACCACCACGGAGTATTTCGACATCCAGCGGCGCGTCGTCGCGAACAAGACGCTGGAGGGCTGGCAGGAGGCCCCCCACGTCTCGCTGCTGCTGGAGCTGGAGGTGGACCCCGTGCTGGACTGGGTCCGCGCCGCGAAGACGGACCCGGCCTTCGGGGGGGTCCGGGTCACCATGAACGCGGTCCTGCTCAAGCTGGTGGCGGAGGCCCTGCGCGCGGCGCCCGAGATGAACGCCCATGTCAGCTACGGCCGGCAGTCCGCCGTGGGCAGAGTCACCTGCTTCGAGGAGGTGAACATCGCCATCCCCTTCCGCTCCACCGACAGCCGCATGATCACCCCGGTCCTCAAGGATGTGGCGGCGCTGCCGCTGCGGGGGGTGTGCGAGGGCATGGAGGACCTGCGGGCGCGCGCGGCGAACACGGATGTGGACCTGCTCCTGCGCGAGGCGGGGGTGCGCGACACCCTGCGCCGCCTGTTCCGTCTGGACCCGCGCGTGCTCTGGCGGCTGTGGGCGAATTTCCTGGGGCCGGGCCGGCTGCCCCGGGTGTCCGCCGCCGCACGGCGGCGCTTGCGCGAGACGCCGCCGGAAAAGCGCGTCACGCCGGAAAACCTCCTGAGCGCCACCGTGCTCGTCTCCAATGTGGGCAGCACCGCGCCGCGCGGAACCTACTTCGCCGCGCCGCTGATCGTCATCATCCAGCCGCAGACCGCGGCCATCGCGCTCGGTTCCGTCGTGCGGCGGGCCGTGGTGGTCCGGGAAGGCGGGGAGGAACGGGTCGCCGCGCGCAGCATCCTGCCGCTGACCATCATGTTTGACCACCGCGTGATGGACCTGGAGCATGTCCTGCCCTTCATGGAGCGGATGAAAGACTGCTGCCTCCAGCCCGGCCCGGTGCTCGAATAG
- the nagB gene encoding glucosamine-6-phosphate deaminase: MQVIIRETKEAATELAAQVVARQLARKPNTVLGLATGRTMEGLYARLVRMHREEGLDFSLAVTFNLDEYVGLPPDNPGSYRYYMNHHLFGHVNIDGRNTHLPDGMAADPEAAGGAYDALIKDHGGIDLQILGIGKSGHIGFNEPLSAMFSRTRVKALTPQTVAQNAPLFPRPEDMPRLAVTMGVGTILEADRVLGLVTGDSKAEVFAKAVEGPVTSMISATALQLHANCTMVCDAGAAALLTQRDYYGWIFENDPQWADFR, translated from the coding sequence ATGCAGGTGATCATCCGCGAGACGAAGGAGGCCGCCACCGAGCTGGCGGCGCAGGTGGTGGCGCGGCAGCTGGCGCGCAAGCCGAACACGGTGCTGGGGCTGGCCACGGGCCGCACCATGGAGGGGCTCTACGCCCGCCTGGTCCGCATGCACCGGGAGGAGGGGCTGGACTTCTCCCTCGCCGTCACGTTCAACCTCGACGAGTATGTGGGCCTGCCGCCGGACAATCCCGGCTCGTACCGGTACTACATGAACCACCATCTTTTCGGCCATGTGAACATTGACGGGCGCAACACGCACCTGCCCGACGGCATGGCGGCGGACCCCGAGGCCGCGGGCGGGGCCTATGACGCCCTCATCAAGGACCACGGCGGCATAGACCTCCAGATCCTCGGCATCGGCAAGTCGGGCCACATCGGGTTCAACGAGCCCCTGTCCGCCATGTTTTCGCGCACCCGCGTGAAGGCCCTCACGCCGCAGACGGTGGCGCAGAACGCCCCCCTCTTCCCCCGCCCGGAGGACATGCCCCGCCTTGCGGTGACGATGGGGGTGGGCACGATCCTCGAGGCGGACCGCGTCCTCGGCCTGGTCACGGGGGACTCCAAGGCCGAAGTCTTTGCCAAGGCGGTCGAGGGGCCCGTCACCTCCATGATCTCCGCCACGGCCCTCCAGCTCCACGCCAACTGCACCATGGTCTGCGACGCCGGGGCCGCCGCCCTCCTCACCCAGCGCGACTACTATGGGTGGATCTTCGAAAACGACCCCCAGTGGGCCGACTTCCGGTAG
- the hisI gene encoding phosphoribosyl-AMP cyclohydrolase, translated as MRPQTRKEPQNVPEFAERSSRELVETGTVLAPKFDADGLIPAVTTDYATGELLMVAYMNAEAFKKTIELGEAVYWSRSRKEIWHKGATSGLVQKVREIRVDCDQDAVWLRVESVGGACCHVGYRSCFYRSVPAGGGGAEYALVYEETEKAFDPEKVYGKK; from the coding sequence ATGCGCCCGCAAACGCGCAAGGAACCCCAGAACGTGCCGGAATTCGCCGAACGCAGCTCCAGGGAACTGGTGGAGACGGGAACCGTGCTCGCGCCGAAGTTTGACGCGGACGGCCTGATCCCCGCGGTGACGACGGATTACGCGACGGGCGAGCTGCTGATGGTGGCCTACATGAACGCCGAGGCGTTCAAAAAGACCATCGAGCTCGGCGAGGCGGTGTACTGGAGCCGGAGCCGGAAGGAAATCTGGCACAAGGGCGCGACGAGCGGCCTGGTGCAGAAGGTCCGGGAAATCCGGGTGGACTGCGACCAGGACGCCGTGTGGCTCCGGGTGGAGTCGGTGGGCGGGGCCTGCTGCCATGTGGGCTACCGGTCCTGCTTCTACCGGTCGGTGCCCGCAGGCGGCGGCGGCGCGGAGTACGCCCTGGTGTACGAGGAGACGGAAAAGGCCTTCGACCCCGAGAAGGTGTACGGAAAGAAATGA
- the rpmG gene encoding 50S ribosomal protein L33: protein MAAKSKGNREYVILECTEAPGTSRYMTQKNKRNNPERMELKKFNPTLRKVTVHREKK from the coding sequence ATGGCAGCGAAGAGCAAAGGCAACAGGGAGTACGTGATCCTGGAATGCACCGAGGCGCCGGGCACCTCCCGTTACATGACCCAGAAGAACAAGCGGAACAACCCCGAGCGCATGGAGCTCAAGAAGTTCAACCCGACCCTGCGCAAGGTGACGGTGCACCGCGAGAAGAAGTAG
- a CDS encoding DUF1232 domain-containing protein, giving the protein MEEPKDPGEYGREYGEEKFWDKARASFQQAGERVLELALQLFFAARDEKTPGWARTVIYGALGYFIVPTDAVPDFLPVTGFMDDLGVLTAALAAVAFSVTEEHRARAREFVRKLKERAGA; this is encoded by the coding sequence ATGGAAGAGCCGAAGGACCCCGGCGAATACGGCAGGGAGTACGGCGAGGAGAAGTTCTGGGACAAGGCGCGGGCGTCGTTCCAGCAGGCGGGGGAGCGGGTGCTGGAGCTGGCCCTCCAGCTCTTCTTCGCCGCCCGCGACGAGAAGACCCCCGGCTGGGCGCGCACGGTGATCTACGGCGCCCTGGGCTACTTCATCGTGCCCACCGACGCCGTGCCCGACTTTCTCCCCGTCACGGGATTCATGGACGACCTGGGCGTGCTCACCGCCGCGCTGGCCGCCGTGGCCTTCTCCGTGACGGAGGAGCACCGGGCGCGGGCGCGGGAGTTTGTGCGCAAGCTCAAGGAGCGCGCGGGCGCCTGA
- the nifA gene encoding nif-specific transcriptional activator NifA produces MSTEKPKIRRELAELALLFEISQILDRSMDLRDELGPVLKAMAKHTGMLRGTIALLNRDLDEVVTCVAHGLTDEQLARGRYKPGEGVIGRVAQSGRPMVIPKTSEEPLFLNRTNARGTVNRKEVSYLCVPIKMESTVLGTLSADRVFGSEVSLEEDIRLLQIIASMIAGSVRLRQETQEEYERLLSENARLQQELQARFRPANMIGRSKAMQTVFDLILQVARSEATVLIRGESGVGKELVAQAIHYNSDRAAKPFIRVNCAALPENIIESELFGHEKGAFTGAVRRREGRFEMAHRGTIFLDEIGDLTPQTQIRLLRVLQEKEFERVGGEETVKVNVRVIAATNRNLEEAMTTGGFRQDLYYRLNVFPIFVPALRERRTDILELANFFVEKYGKENNKYVRRVSTPAIDMLMAYHWPGNVRELENCIERAVLLTNDDVVHGHHLPPTLQTSEASNTVMSGTLEETLDRVEREMIIEALKDSRGNKAKAARQLGVSERLMGLRVDRHGIDPKRYRTP; encoded by the coding sequence ATGAGCACCGAGAAGCCGAAAATCCGCCGAGAACTCGCCGAGCTGGCGCTGCTGTTTGAGATCAGCCAGATTCTGGACCGCAGCATGGACCTGCGGGACGAGCTGGGGCCGGTGCTGAAGGCGATGGCGAAACACACGGGCATGCTCCGCGGAACCATCGCCCTGCTGAACCGGGATCTGGACGAGGTGGTGACCTGCGTGGCCCACGGGCTGACGGACGAGCAGCTCGCGCGCGGACGCTACAAGCCGGGCGAGGGCGTGATCGGGCGGGTGGCGCAGTCGGGGCGGCCGATGGTCATCCCGAAGACCTCGGAGGAGCCGCTGTTCCTCAACCGCACCAACGCGCGGGGCACGGTGAACCGCAAGGAGGTGTCCTACCTCTGCGTGCCCATCAAGATGGAGTCCACCGTCCTGGGCACCCTCAGCGCGGACCGGGTCTTCGGGTCCGAGGTGTCGCTGGAGGAGGACATCCGCCTGCTCCAGATCATCGCGTCCATGATCGCGGGGTCGGTGCGCCTGCGCCAGGAGACGCAGGAGGAGTACGAGCGGCTGCTGTCGGAAAACGCGCGGCTCCAGCAGGAGCTGCAGGCGCGGTTCCGCCCGGCGAACATGATCGGCCGGTCCAAGGCGATGCAGACGGTGTTTGACCTGATCCTCCAGGTGGCCCGCAGCGAGGCGACGGTGCTCATCCGGGGCGAGAGCGGCGTGGGCAAGGAGCTGGTGGCCCAGGCGATCCACTACAACAGCGACCGGGCGGCGAAGCCGTTCATCCGGGTGAACTGCGCGGCCCTGCCGGAGAACATCATCGAGAGCGAGCTCTTCGGCCACGAGAAGGGCGCGTTCACCGGCGCGGTGCGCCGGCGCGAGGGCCGCTTCGAGATGGCCCACCGGGGCACGATCTTCCTGGACGAGATCGGGGACCTGACGCCGCAGACGCAGATCCGCCTGCTGCGCGTGCTCCAGGAGAAGGAGTTCGAGCGCGTGGGCGGCGAGGAGACCGTCAAGGTCAACGTGCGCGTCATCGCCGCAACGAACCGCAACCTGGAGGAGGCGATGACGACCGGGGGCTTCCGGCAGGACCTCTACTACCGCCTGAACGTGTTCCCCATCTTCGTGCCGGCCCTGCGCGAGCGCCGCACGGACATCCTGGAACTGGCCAACTTCTTCGTCGAGAAGTACGGCAAGGAGAACAACAAGTACGTCCGGCGCGTCTCGACGCCCGCCATTGACATGCTCATGGCCTACCACTGGCCCGGCAACGTGCGCGAGCTGGAGAACTGCATCGAGCGGGCCGTGCTGCTGACGAACGACGACGTGGTCCACGGGCACCACCTGCCGCCGACGCTCCAGACCTCCGAGGCCAGCAACACGGTCATGAGCGGCACGCTGGAGGAGACGCTGGACCGGGTGGAGCGCGAGATGATCATCGAGGCGCTCAAGGACTCGCGGGGGAACAAGGCGAAGGCGGCCCGGCAGCTCGGGGTCTCGGAGCGCCTCATGGGGCTGCGGGTGGACCGCCACGGCATAGACCCGAAACGCTACCGCACGCCCTGA
- a CDS encoding ZIP family metal transporter has product MDFLTGLHPVMQAFLAGMFTFGMTALGALPVFFTREVNRDFLDGCLGAAAGVMIAASFWSLLAPAIEMSEAMGGVPWLPAVIGFLAGGGALMLVDKILPHLHPDRKKGEEEGIPTSWRRSTLLVLAVTLHNIPEGLAVGVAFGAAASGMAGATVAGALALALGIGLQNFPEGAAVSLPMRREGLSAWRCAAYGAASGAVEPLAAVAGAALVLLMQPILPYALAFAAGAMIFVVAEELIPESQRRGTDVPTIGLLAGFALMMLLDVALG; this is encoded by the coding sequence ATGGACTTTCTGACAGGGCTGCACCCCGTCATGCAGGCGTTTCTCGCCGGCATGTTCACCTTCGGCATGACCGCCCTGGGCGCGCTGCCCGTCTTCTTCACCCGCGAGGTCAACCGCGACTTCCTCGACGGGTGCCTGGGCGCCGCGGCGGGCGTCATGATCGCCGCCAGCTTCTGGTCGCTCCTGGCCCCGGCCATCGAGATGAGCGAGGCCATGGGCGGCGTCCCCTGGCTGCCCGCCGTCATCGGATTCCTCGCCGGCGGCGGCGCGCTCATGCTCGTGGACAAGATACTCCCCCACCTCCACCCCGACCGCAAGAAGGGGGAGGAGGAGGGCATCCCCACCTCCTGGCGGCGGAGCACGCTGCTGGTGCTGGCCGTGACACTGCACAACATCCCCGAGGGGCTCGCCGTGGGCGTGGCCTTCGGCGCCGCCGCCAGCGGCATGGCCGGCGCCACCGTCGCGGGCGCCCTCGCCCTCGCCCTCGGCATCGGCCTCCAGAACTTCCCCGAGGGCGCCGCCGTCTCCCTGCCCATGCGCCGCGAGGGCCTCTCCGCGTGGCGCTGCGCGGCCTACGGCGCCGCCTCCGGCGCCGTCGAGCCCCTGGCCGCCGTCGCGGGCGCGGCCCTCGTCCTCCTCATGCAGCCCATCCTCCCCTACGCCCTCGCCTTCGCCGCAGGCGCCATGATCTTCGTCGTCGCCGAGGAGCTCATCCCCGAGTCCCAGCGCCGGGGCACCGATGTCCCCACCATCGGCCTCCTCGCCGGGTTTGCCCTCATGATGCTCCTCGACGTCGCCCTGGGGTGA
- a CDS encoding nucleoside transporter has translation MADAAQRESNVVRALDQLYEFEREPVSADRLQPGRHFAGLFAGEHVAGTEFAIGAMFVAWGVNAFDIFVGLALGNLMAVLTWTLLCAPIAVRTRLTLYWYLRRIAGPVTTTIYNVLNAVLFCVLAGCMITVSASAVRIPFGIPPQIGWIPTDLRFVLIVLAVGAVVVALAILGFKRLAQFSTVCSPWMFLMFIAGAVVLLPGLAKAAPGAGELRGWADFWRLANDMIWTGEAPPGQTPKTFWQVAAFAWICNLAMHGGLSDMALFRYARHWGCGLYSAFGMFLGHYLAWICAGMMGAATMAMLKIGPDQVDAGALAHHALGVSGILAVVIAGWTTSNPTLYRAGLALQAVTPGWPRWLVTLVAGVFTTVIACSPWVFVRLTDFVGYYGLLLMPVGAVVFAEHWIFPRIGFARFWATRGGRNVFWPALGAWGIAIAAAVTLEKTGVLHLFFLFLPTWALTIVLHTVFAGLAGARAAGRETAEEPAAAAPPRAANIPAAPERPRAPLELALGAAALLSLAVCLAWPVWVLLQGAAGYEARHAFLRTWMIVPTLAYFAAGTWYAVLRDPGDGA, from the coding sequence ATGGCGGACGCGGCACAGCGGGAATCGAACGTCGTCCGGGCGCTGGACCAGCTGTACGAGTTCGAGCGCGAGCCGGTGTCGGCGGACCGGCTCCAGCCGGGGCGGCATTTCGCGGGGCTCTTCGCGGGGGAGCATGTGGCGGGCACGGAGTTCGCCATCGGCGCGATGTTCGTGGCGTGGGGGGTGAACGCCTTCGACATCTTTGTCGGCCTGGCGCTGGGCAACCTGATGGCGGTGCTCACGTGGACCCTTCTGTGCGCGCCCATCGCGGTGCGGACGCGGCTGACGCTCTACTGGTACCTGCGCCGGATCGCGGGGCCCGTGACCACGACCATTTACAACGTGCTGAACGCCGTGCTGTTCTGCGTGCTCGCGGGGTGCATGATCACCGTGTCGGCGTCCGCCGTGCGCATTCCCTTCGGCATCCCGCCGCAGATCGGCTGGATCCCCACGGACCTCCGCTTCGTCCTCATCGTGCTGGCGGTGGGCGCGGTGGTGGTGGCGCTGGCGATTCTCGGCTTCAAGCGGCTGGCGCAGTTTTCCACCGTGTGCTCGCCGTGGATGTTCCTCATGTTCATCGCCGGGGCCGTGGTGCTGCTGCCGGGGCTGGCGAAGGCCGCGCCGGGGGCGGGCGAGCTGCGGGGCTGGGCGGACTTCTGGCGGCTCGCCAACGACATGATCTGGACGGGCGAGGCCCCGCCGGGCCAGACCCCGAAAACCTTCTGGCAGGTGGCGGCCTTCGCGTGGATCTGCAACCTGGCGATGCACGGAGGCCTGTCCGACATGGCGCTGTTCCGCTACGCGCGGCACTGGGGCTGCGGGCTCTACTCCGCCTTCGGCATGTTCCTCGGCCACTACCTCGCGTGGATCTGCGCGGGCATGATGGGCGCGGCCACCATGGCCATGCTGAAGATCGGGCCGGACCAGGTGGACGCGGGCGCGCTGGCCCACCACGCCCTCGGGGTCTCGGGCATCCTCGCCGTGGTGATCGCGGGGTGGACCACGTCGAACCCGACGCTCTACCGCGCGGGGCTGGCGCTCCAGGCGGTGACGCCGGGGTGGCCGCGCTGGCTGGTGACGCTCGTGGCGGGGGTCTTCACCACGGTCATCGCGTGCTCGCCGTGGGTCTTTGTGCGGCTGACGGACTTCGTCGGCTACTACGGCCTGCTCCTGATGCCCGTGGGGGCCGTCGTCTTCGCCGAGCACTGGATCTTCCCGCGCATCGGCTTCGCGCGGTTCTGGGCCACCCGCGGCGGGCGCAACGTCTTCTGGCCCGCCCTGGGCGCGTGGGGGATCGCCATCGCCGCCGCCGTCACGCTGGAGAAGACCGGCGTCCTGCACCTGTTCTTCCTCTTCCTGCCCACCTGGGCGCTGACCATCGTCCTGCACACGGTGTTCGCCGGCCTGGCCGGGGCGCGCGCCGCCGGGCGCGAAACGGCGGAGGAACCGGCCGCCGCCGCGCCGCCGCGCGCCGCAAACATCCCCGCCGCGCCGGAGCGCCCGCGCGCGCCCCTCGAGCTGGCCCTGGGCGCGGCGGCGCTGCTGTCCCTTGCCGTGTGCCTGGCGTGGCCCGTGTGGGTGCTGCTTCAGGGCGCGGCGGGCTACGAGGCGCGCCACGCCTTCCTCAGAACCTGGATGATCGTCCCCACGCTGGCGTACTTCGCCGCGGGGACCTGGTACGCCGTGCTGCGCGACCCCGGCGACGGGGCCTGA
- a CDS encoding Gfo/Idh/MocA family oxidoreductase, with product MSGASFSRRDFLAAAGAGVMLSRASLGANDRIQLGLIGTGERMSYHLSELAKLKKSHNVTVTAVCDVWKPNLARASERVKKDHGKKPFETARFGELLKRKDVDAVMIATPDFAHTPIMIEALKAGRDVYVEKPMSQTVEEATAALDLAREKKLVVQVGTQYRSEGRQKAARDFIASGRLGHVSRISAANCFNQARWARDFANCKEKDVDWEAYLFNRPKVAFDPKLLRRWHLYKMCCNGIAGLWMVHLVDQAHMIMNASYPDAAVALGNIYVWKDGREHTDLFHALLDYPEGFLFEWCMNLTNAAGTHYTLHGQHGTLDLLTLQYGDEGGGGTTYGQGILQPPPDENHLANWLDCLRSRQRPNADIEFGHQHSVASIMAAAALESGQRQRYDREKRVMYPG from the coding sequence ATGTCCGGAGCTTCGTTCTCACGCAGGGACTTTCTCGCCGCGGCGGGCGCGGGCGTGATGCTTTCGCGCGCGTCCCTGGGGGCCAACGACCGCATCCAGCTCGGCCTCATCGGCACGGGCGAACGCATGTCGTACCACCTGTCCGAACTGGCGAAGCTGAAGAAGAGCCACAACGTGACGGTGACGGCGGTGTGCGACGTGTGGAAGCCCAACCTCGCCCGCGCCTCGGAGCGGGTGAAGAAGGACCACGGCAAGAAGCCCTTTGAGACGGCCCGGTTCGGCGAGCTGCTCAAGCGCAAGGACGTGGACGCCGTCATGATCGCCACGCCGGACTTCGCCCACACGCCGATCATGATCGAGGCGCTGAAGGCGGGCAGGGACGTCTATGTCGAGAAGCCCATGTCGCAGACCGTGGAGGAGGCGACCGCCGCCCTCGACCTGGCGCGCGAGAAGAAGCTTGTGGTGCAGGTCGGCACCCAGTACCGCAGCGAGGGGCGGCAGAAGGCCGCCCGCGACTTCATCGCCTCCGGGCGGCTGGGCCACGTCTCCCGCATCTCCGCGGCCAACTGCTTCAACCAGGCCCGCTGGGCCCGCGACTTCGCCAACTGCAAGGAGAAGGACGTGGACTGGGAGGCCTACCTGTTCAACCGGCCCAAGGTGGCTTTCGACCCGAAGCTCCTGCGCCGCTGGCACCTCTACAAGATGTGCTGCAACGGCATCGCCGGCCTCTGGATGGTCCACCTCGTGGACCAGGCCCACATGATCATGAACGCGTCGTACCCCGACGCCGCCGTGGCGCTGGGCAACATCTACGTCTGGAAGGACGGCCGCGAGCACACGGACCTCTTCCACGCCCTGCTTGACTACCCAGAGGGCTTCCTGTTCGAGTGGTGCATGAACCTCACCAACGCGGCGGGCACGCACTACACCCTGCACGGCCAGCACGGCACCCTCGACCTGCTCACCCTCCAGTACGGGGACGAGGGCGGCGGCGGCACGACGTACGGCCAGGGCATCTTGCAGCCGCCGCCCGACGAGAACCATCTGGCCAACTGGCTCGACTGCCTCCGCAGCCGCCAGCGCCCCAACGCCGACATCGAGTTCGGCCACCAGCACTCCGTCGCCAGCATCATGGCCGCCGCGGCCCTGGAGTCCGGGCAGCGCCAGCGCTACGACCGCGAAAAACGCGTGATGTACCCCGGATGA